In the genome of Candidatus Kinetoplastibacterium desouzaii TCC079E, the window AAATAACAACACATCAGATTTTTGTGTTTTTTCTATCTGCCAGTTATTCCATATAACTAATAAAGAAAATGAAAAAATTATCCAGAGAATTGTTCGTTTAATATCCATTTTTAAATTATACCTGATATGTGATGTATTTATATATTTAATTTATTTCTGTTTTGATGGCACAGGATCATTTCCACCACTACATAAAGGGTTGCAACGTAAAATACGAAAGACAATCAATAACACAGCACTAAACATGCCATGCTTTTTTATTGCTTCAATAGCGTAGCATGAACATGAAGGAGTAAATCTACATTGAGTTCCAATTAATGGGCTCAATAAATATTGATATAACTTAATAAGTACAATTGCTATATTTTTGTACATTTTGATATTTTGTTAAAATGGTAATCAATTTCAGATCTGACATTTTTTTTGATATTTCTTAGTGACGATAATGGTATTTTATTACATAGCCTTA includes:
- the yidD gene encoding membrane protein insertion efficiency factor YidD; this encodes MYKNIAIVLIKLYQYLLSPLIGTQCRFTPSCSCYAIEAIKKHGMFSAVLLIVFRILRCNPLCSGGNDPVPSKQK